The following are encoded together in the Longimicrobium sp. genome:
- a CDS encoding 6-bladed beta-propeller encodes MPEAPVVENTAPYEGEGATWTVSRSPLLSIGGDDGEGSYTLTGVAGAVRLSDGRVVVADKGSQVLHVFDARGTHLRSIGREGGGPGEFRAVENVALLRGDSIAVWDPRLRRVSVFDHTGQLAHEVSPAGLGLFPRFIGVLGDGSFVLTAGLPAGGARSASTAARRDSVVYLRFGPSGGEARDTIGRFPGPETVTLASSGAMTMEEVIFGRDVHLVVGGNRYFVADDDRYEVTEYRLPGAPVRRIRRAHVPSQVTNADLASYREQPRDLSGVPPQLRAQFAKRNPDVPHRATLPAFESLLLDEEGYLWVEHPRVTRATEGRWDVFDREGRWLTTVATPAGFQVRQIGGDFMLGTALDSLDVEHVHLYTLNRPR; translated from the coding sequence GTGCCCGAGGCTCCGGTCGTGGAGAATACGGCGCCGTACGAGGGGGAGGGGGCCACCTGGACGGTGTCGCGGTCGCCCCTGCTGAGCATCGGCGGAGATGATGGGGAGGGCTCGTATACGCTGACGGGGGTGGCGGGGGCGGTGCGCCTCAGTGATGGCCGCGTCGTCGTCGCCGACAAAGGTTCGCAGGTGCTTCATGTGTTCGACGCGCGTGGTACCCATCTTCGCAGCATCGGCCGCGAGGGTGGAGGGCCCGGGGAGTTCCGCGCCGTCGAGAACGTTGCGCTGCTTCGCGGCGACTCCATTGCCGTGTGGGATCCGCGGCTGCGGCGCGTGTCGGTCTTCGATCACACGGGGCAGCTGGCTCATGAAGTGTCACCAGCAGGCCTGGGGCTGTTTCCCCGGTTCATCGGAGTCCTGGGCGACGGCTCGTTCGTGCTCACGGCCGGGTTGCCGGCAGGGGGCGCCAGGTCCGCGTCCACCGCTGCCAGGCGAGATTCGGTCGTCTACCTTCGCTTCGGGCCCTCGGGCGGCGAGGCTCGGGACACCATCGGGCGGTTTCCTGGCCCCGAGACGGTGACGCTGGCGTCGAGCGGCGCCATGACCATGGAAGAGGTGATCTTCGGGCGGGACGTTCACCTCGTGGTCGGGGGAAACCGGTACTTCGTCGCCGACGACGACCGCTACGAAGTGACGGAATATCGGCTGCCCGGAGCCCCGGTACGGCGCATCCGCAGGGCCCACGTCCCCAGCCAGGTCACGAACGCGGACCTTGCCAGCTACCGCGAGCAGCCACGCGATCTTTCGGGTGTGCCGCCGCAGCTTCGGGCGCAGTTCGCCAAGCGAAACCCCGATGTTCCGCATCGAGCTACCCTCCCCGCCTTCGAGTCGCTGCTGTTGGACGAGGAAGGCTACTTGTGGGTCGAGCATCCGCGCGTGACGCGGGCGACGGAGGGGCGGTGGGACGTGTTCGACCGGGAGGGCCGATGGCTTACGACCGTCGCGACCCCTGCCGGATTCCAGGTGCGGCAGATCGGTGGGGACTTCATGCTCGGCACCGCTCTCGACTCGCTGGATGTTGAGCACGTCCATCTCTACACTCTGAACCGGCCGCGCTAG
- a CDS encoding porin — protein MPAPRIRVPALALALCLAAAPATAQGFTIAGPDSSRLTFNGRVQTQFNTSSEDDVPRAETALRRVRLEATLQFNRVVSGKISPEFAGSRVSIRDAYVRFALDPALMVWAGQAYRPFSIMTMYSSSRILPIERGVRIRGLSDEYDEWNLVSGLGYGDRDVGLQLRGEPAGAPLGLSYAVGWFNGPARADFPNENTGQVVARVGVAPAPNLKLNASYSARDFATGEDEVEVRRGDAWEADVEIGSERGGLHLLGEVVAGDFDPFLGARFVGAQGWLGYRMGRVSRAISGVEPMFRVSYAEIDADDAPAEGLGASGGTLITPGVNLWLGGLNRFSLNYDLWNSQTGESAQSFKAQFQLAF, from the coding sequence ATGCCCGCACCGCGAATCCGCGTTCCCGCCCTCGCTCTCGCCCTCTGCTTGGCCGCGGCGCCCGCCACCGCCCAGGGATTCACCATCGCGGGCCCCGACTCGTCGCGCCTGACGTTCAACGGCCGCGTCCAAACGCAGTTCAACACCTCGTCGGAAGACGACGTGCCGCGGGCCGAAACCGCCCTGCGCCGGGTGCGCCTGGAAGCGACGCTGCAGTTCAACCGGGTGGTCAGCGGCAAGATCAGCCCGGAGTTCGCGGGGAGCCGCGTGAGCATCCGCGACGCGTACGTGCGGTTCGCGCTGGACCCCGCGCTGATGGTGTGGGCGGGCCAGGCGTACCGGCCGTTCAGCATCATGACGATGTACAGCAGCTCGCGCATACTGCCCATCGAGCGCGGGGTGCGCATCCGCGGCCTTTCGGACGAGTACGACGAGTGGAACCTGGTTTCGGGCCTCGGATACGGCGACCGTGACGTGGGGCTGCAGCTGCGCGGTGAGCCGGCGGGCGCGCCGCTGGGCCTGTCGTACGCGGTGGGGTGGTTCAACGGCCCCGCCCGCGCGGACTTCCCCAACGAGAACACCGGACAGGTCGTCGCCCGCGTGGGCGTGGCGCCCGCGCCCAACCTCAAGCTGAACGCCTCGTACTCGGCGCGCGATTTCGCGACGGGCGAAGACGAGGTCGAGGTGCGGCGTGGGGATGCATGGGAAGCCGACGTGGAGATCGGCAGCGAACGGGGCGGGCTTCACCTGCTGGGCGAGGTGGTGGCGGGCGACTTCGATCCGTTCCTGGGTGCTCGGTTCGTGGGCGCGCAGGGGTGGCTGGGCTACCGGATGGGCCGCGTTTCGCGCGCCATCTCTGGGGTCGAGCCCATGTTCCGGGTGAGCTACGCCGAGATCGATGCCGACGACGCACCCGCCGAGGGGCTGGGCGCCAGCGGAGGCACGCTGATCACCCCCGGCGTGAACCTGTGGCTGGGCGGCCTCAACCGGTTCTCGCTCAACTACGACCTCTGGAATTCGCAAACCGGGGAGTCTGCGCAGAGCTTCAAGGCCCAGTTCCAGCTCGCCTTCTGA
- a CDS encoding sensor histidine kinase → MRLRVDQKLFLTYLVVIAMVVVALTLGVGALLRRHLTGLMATDVQRELALATSLYDMRRAAPPDSVADWLGALSGRRVTLIGPDGGVLGDSELPAESAQQLENHASRPEVRTALAGGVGLAVRMSTSVRIDHLYLARRTPDGRVLRLAVPLHEVRRMVVRVQRGIFSVGMLALALTGVLSFGFSRAVTHRLRRMAGVARAMAGGDLALRARSGEQDELGAMADALDTLASELQRRLRQLEGERAEMQVLIDAMAEAVIAVDADGRVQRANPAAQRIFSLPPDPRGLLPREVARKQEFADLVKHALRGQSMPPRELTHDGRNLLATAQPLPSGGSVMVFLDVSELRRLEDVRRDFVANASHELKTPLTAIRGYAETLLDPDLPADLRGQFTQTVKANADRLQRIVEDLLDLSRIESGGWRVEPEIVSITELAAEAWAGVQEGVRIKSARFSAQVPHECEFVWADPSALRQIFSNLFGNSLRYISEGGSVELHARCGAGTAIEISVRDDGSGIPSAHLPRIFERFYRADTARSRAEGGTGLGLSIVRHLVEAHGGRVEAESELGRGTTIRFTFPAPDDADTGEQEMEDTDDES, encoded by the coding sequence ATGCGGCTTCGCGTAGACCAGAAGCTGTTCCTTACCTACCTCGTGGTGATCGCCATGGTGGTGGTGGCGCTCACGCTCGGCGTGGGCGCCCTGCTGCGGCGCCACCTGACCGGGCTGATGGCCACCGACGTTCAGCGCGAGCTGGCGCTGGCCACCTCGCTGTACGACATGCGCCGCGCCGCGCCCCCCGACTCCGTCGCCGACTGGCTGGGCGCGCTCTCCGGCCGCCGCGTGACGCTGATCGGCCCGGACGGCGGCGTGCTCGGTGACTCGGAGCTGCCGGCGGAGAGCGCGCAGCAGCTGGAGAACCACGCCTCCCGCCCCGAGGTGCGCACCGCGCTGGCCGGCGGGGTGGGGCTCGCCGTGCGGATGAGCACGTCCGTGCGCATCGACCACCTGTACCTGGCGCGCCGCACCCCCGATGGCCGGGTACTGCGCCTGGCGGTGCCGCTGCACGAGGTGCGGCGCATGGTGGTGCGGGTGCAGCGCGGCATCTTCAGCGTGGGAATGCTGGCGCTGGCGCTCACCGGCGTGCTCTCGTTCGGGTTCAGCCGCGCGGTGACGCACCGGCTGCGGCGGATGGCCGGCGTGGCGCGGGCGATGGCGGGGGGCGACCTGGCGCTCCGCGCGCGGAGCGGCGAGCAGGACGAGCTGGGCGCCATGGCCGACGCGCTCGACACCCTGGCCTCCGAGCTTCAGCGTCGCCTGCGCCAGCTGGAAGGCGAGCGCGCCGAGATGCAGGTGCTGATCGACGCCATGGCCGAGGCGGTGATCGCGGTGGATGCGGACGGCCGGGTGCAGCGCGCCAACCCCGCCGCGCAGCGCATCTTTTCCCTCCCGCCGGACCCGCGCGGGCTGCTTCCCCGCGAGGTGGCGCGCAAGCAGGAGTTCGCCGACCTGGTGAAGCACGCCCTGCGTGGCCAGTCCATGCCGCCGCGGGAGCTGACGCACGACGGCCGGAACCTGCTGGCGACTGCGCAGCCGCTTCCCAGCGGCGGGTCGGTGATGGTGTTCCTGGACGTGTCTGAGCTGCGGCGGCTGGAGGACGTGCGCCGCGACTTCGTGGCCAACGCCTCGCACGAGCTCAAGACGCCGCTCACCGCCATCCGCGGCTACGCCGAAACGCTGCTGGACCCCGACCTTCCGGCAGACCTGCGCGGCCAGTTCACGCAGACCGTCAAGGCCAACGCCGACCGCCTGCAGCGCATCGTCGAAGACCTGCTGGACCTGTCGCGCATCGAGTCCGGCGGGTGGCGGGTGGAGCCCGAGATCGTCTCCATCACCGAGCTCGCCGCCGAAGCATGGGCGGGTGTGCAGGAGGGGGTCCGGATCAAGAGCGCCCGGTTCTCGGCCCAGGTGCCGCACGAGTGCGAGTTCGTGTGGGCCGATCCGTCGGCCCTGCGGCAGATCTTCAGCAACCTGTTCGGCAACTCGCTGCGTTACATTTCCGAGGGCGGGTCTGTGGAGCTGCATGCGCGCTGCGGCGCGGGGACGGCGATCGAGATTTCCGTGCGCGACGACGGCAGCGGAATTCCCTCCGCGCACCTGCCCCGCATCTTCGAGCGGTTCTACCGCGCCGACACGGCCCGGTCGCGGGCGGAGGGAGGCACGGGGCTGGGCCTTTCCATCGTCCGCCACCTGGTGGAGGCGCACGGCGGGCGGGTGGAGGCCGAGAGCGAGTTGGGCCGCGGCACGACCATCCGCTTCACCTTCCCCGCCCCCGACGACGCGGACACGGGAGAGCAGGAGATGGAGGACACGGACGACGAATCGTGA
- a CDS encoding response regulator transcription factor, translating to MPSTSGHPHSSSVFTGVIGAGRSQPAERVMRMPAHILVVDDEPDISALVAYHLARESYRVRTAASGPEALHAAEVERPDLVVLDLMLPGMSGLAVLEELRRRPETQDIPVILLTARKEEQDRIAGLRLGADDYVSKPFSPQELILRVAAVLRRVQQAPPATTGGKVVRVGPFAIDEGAAQAQVDGRDLDLTPTEYRLLLILMERRGRVQSRRQLLEAVWEVTANIATRTVDMHVQRLRSKLGDQADWIETVRGFGYRFRTDPPQ from the coding sequence TTGCCGAGCACTTCCGGCCATCCGCATTCTTCCAGCGTGTTCACCGGCGTGATCGGCGCCGGCCGCAGCCAGCCAGCCGAGCGCGTGATGCGAATGCCCGCACACATCCTGGTGGTAGACGACGAGCCCGACATCTCGGCGCTCGTGGCATATCACCTTGCGCGCGAGTCGTACCGCGTCCGCACGGCGGCCAGCGGCCCCGAGGCCCTTCACGCGGCAGAGGTGGAGCGGCCGGACCTGGTGGTGCTGGACCTGATGCTTCCGGGGATGTCGGGGCTCGCGGTGCTGGAGGAGCTGCGCCGCCGCCCCGAGACGCAGGACATTCCCGTGATCCTGCTGACCGCGCGCAAGGAGGAGCAGGACCGTATCGCTGGGCTGCGGCTGGGCGCCGACGACTACGTGTCGAAGCCCTTTTCGCCGCAGGAGCTGATCCTGCGCGTGGCCGCGGTGCTGCGGCGGGTGCAGCAGGCGCCCCCGGCCACCACGGGCGGCAAGGTGGTGCGCGTGGGCCCGTTCGCCATCGACGAGGGCGCGGCGCAGGCGCAGGTGGACGGCCGCGACCTGGACCTCACGCCGACCGAGTACCGCCTGCTGCTGATCCTGATGGAGCGGCGCGGGCGGGTGCAGAGCCGCCGCCAGCTGCTGGAGGCGGTGTGGGAGGTCACGGCGAACATTGCCACGCGCACCGTGGACATGCACGTGCAGCGGCTGCGCAGCAAGCTGGGTGACCAGGCAGACTGGATCGAGACGGTGCGCGGCTTCGGCTACCGGTTCCGCACCGATCCGCCGCAGTAA
- a CDS encoding L,D-transpeptidase, producing the protein MKPGTLAAVLALVLAAVHPAAAQLRIDINIPENRPRVVEGDSVLRTYRVSVGLPGHDTPDGEFTIGRAEWNPSWRPPDREWARDDRFTPPGPNNPMGRVKLFFAPYYYIHGTPDTANIGQAASHGCVRMRNRDVIELARFLHTRAQPTVAPAEIDAILRRSGTTRWSTFRAPVPLTIRYEPIVVQGGELRVFPDVYDRSRIHTEAVIQALLAAGYDGASINRGQIRAVLQRARAAESAFSIRLAEAFSGLRRREDAAARE; encoded by the coding sequence TGCTGGCCCTGGTGCTCGCGGCCGTGCACCCGGCGGCGGCGCAGCTGCGCATCGACATCAACATCCCCGAAAACCGCCCGCGCGTGGTGGAGGGCGACAGCGTGCTGCGCACCTACCGCGTGTCGGTGGGCCTGCCCGGCCACGACACGCCCGACGGCGAGTTCACCATCGGCCGGGCGGAGTGGAACCCGTCGTGGCGCCCGCCGGACCGCGAGTGGGCGCGCGACGACCGCTTCACGCCCCCGGGCCCCAACAACCCCATGGGCCGCGTGAAGCTGTTCTTTGCGCCGTACTACTACATCCACGGCACTCCCGACACCGCCAACATCGGCCAGGCCGCCTCGCACGGGTGCGTGCGGATGCGCAACCGCGACGTGATCGAACTCGCGCGCTTCCTCCACACCCGTGCGCAGCCCACGGTGGCGCCCGCGGAGATCGACGCCATCCTGCGCCGCTCCGGCACCACGCGCTGGTCCACCTTCCGCGCGCCGGTTCCGCTGACCATCCGCTACGAGCCCATCGTTGTGCAGGGCGGGGAATTGCGCGTGTTTCCGGACGTGTACGACCGCAGCCGCATTCACACCGAAGCCGTCATCCAGGCGCTGCTCGCGGCGGGGTACGACGGCGCTTCGATAAACCGGGGGCAGATCCGCGCCGTGCTGCAGCGCGCCCGCGCCGCCGAGAGCGCGTTCTCCATCCGCCTGGCCGAAGCTTTTTCCGGGCTTCGCCGGCGCGAAGACGCCGCCGCGCGCGAGTAG